In one Argonema galeatum A003/A1 genomic region, the following are encoded:
- a CDS encoding polymorphic toxin type 50 domain-containing protein, whose protein sequence is MTHGRLNIDFAKQGKHIPGHPNYIPGKSILTHPDPQELINRFAGTGQPLKGTFGQPGFKERVDFGEIIGEYIDPSAGVATLTSKGILHYSQAGVHIVPARP, encoded by the coding sequence GTGACTCACGGAAGACTAAATATTGATTTTGCTAAGCAGGGTAAGCATATCCCCGGTCATCCAAATTATATCCCTGGTAAAAGCATATTAACCCATCCAGATCCGCAAGAGCTCATCAATCGTTTTGCGGGAACGGGACAACCTCTCAAAGGTACTTTTGGACAACCAGGATTTAAAGAGCGTGTGGATTTTGGCGAAATTATTGGAGAGTACATCGATCCTAGTGCCGGAGTTGCTACACTAACATCAAAGGGAATCTTGCACTATTCCCAAGCAGGAGTTCACATCGTTCCAGCGAGGCCGTGA
- a CDS encoding LecA/PA-IL family lectin produces the protein MTKSSIKLPSGELTVFAKEEKNLPSLTNQSDKTITLKIQAEGKWSYGGKDAFASQVDGDGNTAQTGRNPYMRFPDVTPAALVAVIDGKPVGSGKEHTIEIPPGKTVSFINNDQPGVYGDNSGSLTIKWSIASIKNGNGSTSTKEESIVSGPDNKTFPLPSGELIVFATEEENLPSLINESDKKITLKIQAEGTWNYGWSDNNAPIANMVDANGNPANTGREPYMRFQGITPAALVAVKDDRAVANGKEQTVELNPGETVSFINNDQQYIYFDNSGSQTVKWSILSVN, from the coding sequence ATGACCAAATCCAGCATAAAGCTACCCAGCGGTGAACTTACCGTTTTCGCAAAAGAGGAAAAAAACCTTCCTAGCTTGACCAACCAATCTGACAAAACGATAACATTGAAAATTCAAGCTGAGGGAAAGTGGAGTTACGGAGGTAAAGACGCATTCGCCAGTCAAGTGGATGGCGATGGCAATACGGCGCAGACCGGACGAAATCCATATATGCGTTTCCCAGACGTAACGCCAGCGGCACTGGTGGCGGTAATTGATGGCAAACCTGTGGGAAGCGGCAAGGAACATACGATCGAGATCCCACCAGGCAAGACTGTATCGTTTATAAACAATGACCAACCGGGTGTGTACGGTGACAACAGTGGCAGTCTCACGATTAAGTGGTCTATTGCCAGCATCAAGAACGGTAACGGTTCTACTTCAACTAAAGAAGAATCTATTGTCTCTGGCCCTGACAATAAAACCTTTCCCCTACCTAGCGGCGAACTTATTGTTTTCGCAACTGAAGAAGAAAACCTTCCCAGCTTGATTAACGAATCGGACAAAAAAATAACATTAAAAATTCAAGCTGAGGGAACGTGGAACTACGGGTGGAGCGACAACAACGCCCCGATCGCTAACATGGTAGATGCCAATGGCAATCCGGCGAATACGGGGCGAGAACCATATATGCGTTTCCAAGGCATAACGCCAGCAGCACTGGTGGCGGTAAAAGACGATCGAGCTGTTGCTAACGGCAAGGAACAGACAGTTGAACTCAATCCTGGCGAAACCGTATCGTTCATCAACAATGACCAACAATACATATACTTTGACAACAGTGGCAGTCAAACCGTTAAGTGGTCAATTTTGAGCGTCAATTAA
- a CDS encoding restriction endonuclease subunit R, whose protein sequence is MVQTLRAKNVTLRDLRARFGVQLVEDDQFFREWQDNLPEITDLEKQRLDRVKESYSNLLEYPPMLENTVKMVVLSPLLDLADFYLSPFHITSEKSVEISAEDEGVMYKGQIDVLALFEQLWVTVIESKQAAFSLEVGRAQLLAYMLANPDSDKFTFGLLTNGGSFMFIKLVKQQTPQYAMSKMFYIFNPGNDVYGVLSVLKRLGQLTTSK, encoded by the coding sequence ATGGTTCAAACACTGCGAGCTAAAAACGTCACCCTGCGTGACTTAAGAGCAAGATTTGGAGTCCAGCTAGTTGAGGACGATCAATTTTTTCGGGAGTGGCAGGATAACTTGCCAGAAATCACCGATTTAGAAAAGCAGCGACTCGATCGAGTTAAGGAGAGTTATTCCAATCTACTTGAGTACCCTCCCATGCTCGAAAATACTGTCAAAATGGTAGTCCTATCTCCACTGTTAGATTTAGCAGATTTTTATCTATCTCCATTTCACATAACTTCCGAAAAATCTGTGGAGATTTCAGCAGAGGATGAAGGAGTAATGTACAAAGGACAGATTGATGTACTGGCTTTATTTGAACAACTTTGGGTAACGGTCATCGAGTCCAAGCAGGCGGCTTTCTCTCTAGAAGTAGGAAGAGCGCAGCTACTAGCTTATATGTTGGCAAATCCCGATTCAGATAAATTTACCTTTGGGTTGCTAACAAATGGCGGTAGTTTCATGTTTATCAAATTGGTAAAACAACAGACTCCGCAGTACGCCATGTCTAAAATGTTCTATATTTTTAATCCTGGGAATGATGTGTATGGTGTACTGAGTGTATTAAAGCGCCTGGGTCAGTTGACGACTAGCAAATAA
- a CDS encoding type II toxin-antitoxin system HicA family toxin — protein sequence MPKKIRDLKSLLLKAGFVYRSAKGSHSRWYHTLLPGDPITISGKDGDDAKAYLEKEVNQKLAKLQKIQEKESEE from the coding sequence ATGCCTAAAAAAATTAGAGATCTCAAAAGTTTACTTTTAAAAGCAGGTTTTGTCTATCGTTCAGCCAAAGGAAGTCATAGTCGTTGGTATCATACTTTATTACCAGGCGATCCGATCACCATTTCAGGTAAAGATGGGGATGATGCTAAAGCATATTTAGAAAAAGAAGTTAATCAAAAATTAGCTAAATTACAAAAAATTCAAGAAAAGGAGTCAGAAGAATGA
- a CDS encoding non-ribosomal peptide synthetase produces the protein MPDFYDDSITDTEEKVNLPQEEDVFIFPASFAQQRLWFIDRLVPGNTFYNVPTAIRLTGSLNITALERTFNEIVRRHEALRTRFAIAEGQPVQVIAPTLNISLPILDLRQLTKDEREAEAKRIVTGECDRPFDLSSGPLLRVMVLKLEETEHILLLNMHHIICDDWSIGVLIRELGTIYTAFAQKQPSPLQELPLQYADFSHWQREWLPGQILETQLTYWRQQLNGISTLNLLTDKSKPAIQSYRGTTEFLELPKKLSDALETLSQQESVTLFMTLLAAFQTLLYRYTNQEDIAVGSPIANRNMSEIEGLIGFFVNSLVLRTNLSGNPTFRELLGRVREVTLGAYSHQDLPFEKLVEELHPERNLNRHPLFQVVFGFENAPMSALELPGLVPSFMNIDFKTTRFDLELHLWKCSEDFRSLWGGEWQDSEGIRGVVVYNTDLFDKATIAGMLGHFKTLLEGIVGNPEQKIANLPLLSEAELHQVLIEWNDTQADYPQSKCIHQLFEEQVKQNYDNIAVVFEHKETTYRELNIRSNQLAHYLQNLGVGAEVLVGICVEPSVEMIVGLLGILKAGGAYVPLDPSYPCDRINFMLENAQVKVLLTQEKLAEHFDNFSHSLVNLDKDCEIIDRESKETPNAAVTSDNLAYVIYTSGSTGKPKGVAVTHKAVNRLVCNTNYIKLASYDKIAQVSNTSFDAATFEIWGALLNGAQLVGISRDVTLSPHDLALQLRQKGISVLFLTTALFQQIARDVPQAFVSLRYLLFGGEAVDPRWVKKVIKNGSPKQLIHVYGPTENTTFSSYYCVQDVPESATSIPIGRPITNTQIYLLDSHLQPVPIGATGELYIGGDGLAREYLNCSDLTADRFISLPETRFLQKTGFLQGVRLYKTGDLARYLADGNIEFLGRFDEQVKIRGFRIELGEIEAVLNQHPAVRDAVAIVREDIPGDKYLVAYIVPENKLINPKSEIRNPKSIDLRQFLKEKLPEYMMPSAYVVLESLPLTPNGKVDRRALPAIDTLSIEIEENYVAPRTSVEEVLVEIWSKILGRQQIGVHDNFFELGGHSLLATQLTSRIRDAFQIELPVRNLFEAPTVASLARYIETMSWAAKGLDSTTTTINTREEVEF, from the coding sequence ATGCCAGATTTTTATGACGATTCAATTACAGATACTGAAGAAAAAGTCAATCTTCCTCAAGAAGAGGATGTATTCATTTTTCCTGCATCTTTTGCCCAGCAGCGATTGTGGTTTATCGATCGGTTGGTTCCGGGCAATACCTTTTATAACGTACCGACAGCAATTCGCTTGACAGGTTCGCTCAATATAACCGCCTTAGAACGAACTTTCAATGAAATTGTACGCCGCCACGAAGCCTTGCGTACCAGATTTGCGATCGCAGAGGGGCAACCCGTGCAGGTAATTGCTCCCACTTTAAACATATCTCTACCTATATTAGACTTGCGGCAGTTGACAAAAGATGAACGGGAGGCTGAAGCAAAGCGCATCGTCACCGGAGAATGCGATCGACCTTTCGATTTGTCCAGTGGGCCATTACTGCGAGTGATGGTACTTAAGCTGGAAGAGACAGAACATATTTTATTGCTGAATATGCACCATATTATCTGCGATGATTGGTCTATAGGGGTGCTAATTCGAGAACTGGGGACAATCTACACAGCTTTTGCACAAAAACAGCCTTCTCCTCTGCAAGAATTACCTCTCCAATACGCGGACTTTTCCCACTGGCAACGCGAATGGTTACCAGGGCAAATATTGGAAACCCAATTAACTTACTGGCGGCAGCAATTAAACGGTATTTCCACGCTAAATCTGCTTACCGACAAATCGAAACCTGCTATACAAAGCTATCGAGGAACGACAGAATTTTTAGAGTTACCGAAAAAGTTAAGCGATGCTTTAGAAACTCTTTCCCAACAAGAAAGTGTCACCTTATTCATGACCCTACTAGCAGCATTTCAGACATTGCTTTACCGCTACACCAATCAGGAAGATATAGCGGTAGGTTCGCCAATTGCCAACCGAAATATGAGCGAAATTGAAGGATTAATTGGTTTTTTTGTCAATAGTTTGGTACTACGCACCAACTTATCTGGAAACCCAACTTTTCGAGAACTGCTCGGCAGAGTAAGAGAAGTAACGTTAGGCGCATACAGCCACCAAGATTTGCCTTTTGAAAAGCTAGTTGAGGAATTGCATCCCGAAAGAAATTTAAATCGACATCCGCTATTCCAAGTGGTTTTTGGTTTCGAGAATGCGCCAATGTCGGCGCTAGAATTGCCTGGATTAGTGCCTAGCTTCATGAATATTGACTTTAAAACAACGCGCTTCGATCTGGAGTTGCACTTGTGGAAGTGTTCGGAGGATTTCCGAAGCCTATGGGGAGGAGAATGGCAGGATTCTGAGGGTATTAGAGGCGTAGTGGTTTACAACACGGATCTATTTGATAAAGCCACTATTGCCGGGATGTTGGGACATTTTAAAACACTGCTAGAAGGTATTGTTGGAAATCCAGAACAAAAAATCGCAAATTTACCGTTGTTGAGCGAAGCCGAGTTGCATCAGGTGTTAATTGAATGGAACGATACCCAGGCTGATTATCCTCAATCTAAATGTATACATCAGTTATTTGAAGAACAGGTAAAGCAGAATTACGATAATATAGCAGTTGTATTTGAACACAAGGAAACTACCTACCGGGAGTTAAATATTCGCAGCAATCAATTAGCGCATTACTTACAAAACTTGGGAGTTGGTGCGGAAGTTTTAGTTGGCATTTGCGTCGAGCCTTCTGTCGAAATGATTGTGGGGTTGCTGGGTATCTTGAAAGCGGGAGGAGCTTATGTGCCATTAGACCCTAGCTATCCGTGCGATCGCATAAATTTCATGCTGGAAAATGCACAAGTTAAAGTGTTGCTAACCCAAGAGAAATTAGCAGAGCATTTTGACAACTTTTCGCACTCCTTAGTTAACTTGGATAAAGACTGCGAAATTATCGATCGAGAAAGCAAAGAAACGCCGAACGCCGCCGTCACAAGCGACAACCTAGCATATGTAATCTACACCTCTGGCTCTACAGGAAAACCCAAGGGAGTTGCTGTAACTCATAAAGCTGTAAATCGGTTAGTGTGCAACACAAATTATATAAAATTAGCATCTTATGATAAAATTGCCCAAGTTTCCAACACTTCCTTCGATGCAGCAACATTCGAGATTTGGGGAGCATTGCTTAACGGCGCTCAACTCGTTGGAATTAGTAGAGATGTCACGCTCTCGCCTCACGATTTGGCATTACAACTCCGCCAAAAAGGCATCAGCGTCCTATTTTTGACCACCGCCTTATTCCAACAGATCGCCAGAGATGTTCCGCAAGCTTTCGTTTCGTTAAGATACTTGCTATTCGGAGGCGAAGCTGTCGATCCCAGGTGGGTTAAAAAAGTTATCAAAAATGGTTCGCCAAAGCAATTAATTCATGTTTATGGCCCTACAGAAAATACAACATTTTCTTCTTATTACTGCGTGCAAGACGTACCAGAATCAGCCACATCTATACCCATTGGTCGCCCCATTACAAACACGCAGATTTATCTCCTAGATTCCCATTTACAGCCAGTACCTATCGGCGCGACAGGCGAGTTATACATCGGCGGTGATGGACTGGCGCGAGAATATCTCAATTGCTCTGATTTAACTGCCGATCGCTTCATTTCGTTACCAGAAACCCGCTTTCTCCAAAAAACCGGGTTTCTCCAAGGAGTCCGTCTTTATAAAACAGGTGATTTAGCTCGCTATTTAGCAGACGGCAATATTGAGTTTTTAGGTCGCTTCGACGAACAAGTAAAAATTCGCGGCTTTCGCATCGAATTGGGAGAGATTGAAGCGGTGCTAAATCAACATCCAGCAGTGAGAGATGCGGTGGCGATCGTTAGGGAAGACATCCCTGGTGATAAGTATTTGGTGGCTTATATTGTTCCTGAAAACAAACTAATTAATCCAAAATCCGAAATCCGAAATCCAAAATCGATTGACCTACGCCAATTTCTGAAAGAAAAGTTACCAGAATACATGATGCCTTCAGCGTATGTGGTGCTGGAGTCCCTACCGCTGACGCCCAATGGTAAAGTCGATCGCCGTGCCTTACCTGCGATAGATACGCTGAGTATTGAGATCGAAGAAAATTATGTCGCACCTCGGACTTCTGTCGAAGAGGTGCTAGTAGAAATTTGGAGTAAGATTTTGGGTAGGCAGCAGATAGGTGTCCACGACAACTTCTTTGAATTGGGCGGTCATTCCTTGCTAGCGACTCAGCTAACTTCCCGCATACGCGACGCCTTCCAAATAGAGTTGCCTGTACGCAACTTGTTTGAGGCACCGACTGTGGCTAGTTTGGCGAGGTATATTGAAACAATGTCTTGGGCAGCGAAAGGTCTGGATAGCACTACAACTACAATAAATACGCGAGAAGAGGTGGAATTCTAA
- a CDS encoding 4'-phosphopantetheinyl transferase family protein → MTVSGCIWDAPPADFTLSSNDIHIWSACIDLPSLRVQQLAQILSEDELKRAERFYFEQHRNRFIARRGILRTILSRYLDRSPNELEFNYGSRGKPALAETCGGDRLRFNLSDSHGFALYAVTCDRNLGIDIEQIRPIDDAEQIAKRFFSSQEYGVLRDLDRSQQQAAFYNCWTRKEAYVKAIGDGLSLPLDGFDVSLSPGEPAKLLSIKSDTESAANWLLQDFTPVTGYVAALAVEGFGFNISCWQWLEE, encoded by the coding sequence ATGACAGTTTCTGGTTGTATCTGGGATGCTCCACCAGCAGATTTTACATTGTCGAGTAATGATATTCATATCTGGTCTGCTTGTATTGACTTACCCAGTCTACGGGTTCAGCAGCTAGCACAAATCCTCTCTGAGGATGAGCTAAAGAGGGCCGAGAGATTTTACTTTGAGCAGCATAGAAACCGTTTCATAGCTCGTCGTGGAATTCTCAGAACGATTTTGAGTCGCTATTTGGATAGATCGCCAAATGAGTTGGAATTTAATTATGGTTCTCGCGGCAAACCTGCACTGGCGGAAACCTGCGGTGGGGATAGACTGCGGTTTAATTTATCTGACTCTCATGGATTTGCTCTATATGCGGTGACGTGCGATCGCAATCTCGGTATCGACATCGAACAAATCCGTCCCATTGACGATGCCGAACAAATTGCCAAACGTTTCTTTTCCTCCCAAGAATATGGTGTACTGCGCGACCTCGATCGCAGTCAACAACAAGCAGCATTTTATAATTGCTGGACTCGCAAAGAAGCTTATGTGAAAGCAATTGGAGATGGATTAAGTTTACCCCTGGATGGATTTGATGTTTCCTTATCTCCAGGAGAACCAGCTAAGCTACTTAGTATCAAAAGCGATACCGAATCAGCTGCTAATTGGTTGCTTCAAGATTTTACCCCTGTGACTGGCTATGTCGCTGCTCTTGCCGTAGAAGGTTTTGGTTTTAATATCAGCTGCTGGCAGTGGCTGGAGGAGTGA
- a CDS encoding type II toxin-antitoxin system HicB family antitoxin — protein sequence MKLPYTIVIQWSEEDGCYLVHLPEFPTQQFHTHGDTYQEALSNAQEVLELLVEEYQQDGKPLPQPKPLVTISQVA from the coding sequence ATGAAATTACCTTATACTATTGTGATCCAATGGAGTGAAGAAGATGGATGTTATTTAGTCCATTTACCAGAGTTTCCTACTCAACAATTTCACACTCACGGAGATACATATCAAGAAGCTTTAAGCAACGCTCAAGAAGTTTTGGAATTACTCGTTGAAGAATATCAACAAGACGGTAAACCTTTACCTCAACCTAAACCGCTAGTTACTATTTCTCAAGTTGCTTAG